In the Oscarella lobularis chromosome 14, ooOscLobu1.1, whole genome shotgun sequence genome, one interval contains:
- the LOC136195299 gene encoding uncharacterized protein, producing MLFAVLLLFACCNSLSSAQFSAHSLQFGRVEWNSDESDTREYVVPDGCPVSSALPECCPKDLQGPSCKQIVFDRTMRVELDEEVHVQASVSYKDNVDARAFTSWVLHPNARSAYVCMTPSGYAAHDLSLSIEWSAYVSKKANDGEIPTIGNNSRSGFVGDGIIEFGDFTYGRVCENVVVDGTVTTVLITTRLENEERMMQDAVFSWTENVRDNAFTVCVEEMQKFSGVHRDVKVDWIAFDDTSIALLQSRLNVTEADSTTFIVSESSSSLTYRKRVAFTRTYYEKLPPAVFVSPTSKTLDDVVVVWAESVTSTGFDLVLMDGYSQSYRSARSTREVDVSWIVIGYTDPCVGVQCALYGYCEPIGPHSHACVPPNCTEIEAPVCTSDGQTFINECYYRRYLFQTRRTDVRIHHHGSCMPFPFQPGTVTLDSPTTGSQQYACKQIQFNPHFFYPGQRLHALVTPDFRSNDYADFVHDPAVVWIEEFGYENLTICAYVAGRGDRHDMADEHSVTASYMVYQGAPDDGNAGLLTVSHWWTGTLCKSVSLYGFSTVPHVLVSIEHGLNKLKHDAASIWLDSVSVDSFTVCVRELQNFDGLHQHVFINWLAFTTVPYTIFSDYGSALFDVHNALRSNVNDAHCQIIDFTRAYNVAPRILVTAQRNDSVEVSSKYDDVIAWVESVSRLKFRVCVKEFYPDPIKVIYAVMPDACEEPGWFPYDGYCYKPSIECKTHEEAAADCVSQGGHLSSIHSDREAFFVGTLTGQNAWIGLPYEVSNASLDLNRWSDGSAVGYTHWASGYAGGVMLGQCIGTLGPFNRFTWNISDCYDCKSYVCKKDLRACSTGAHNCSQFADCDDEDGGFTCDCRSTHDGDGFTCRADECKLALDDCSSDAHCINTENSYECDCKLGYIGDGKTCDADECALKIDDCHELATCTNIIGSFECTCPIEYKGNGKNCERICPDDWNFFDGHCYKALPPSSTTWQHVVLNCRTLDSRANLVSLNSPYEQNYVNGLTSSSYFIGYNDVDREGAWKWVDGSPSTFSYWRHGEPNNGGYYSSWWRYRYGNEDCTYAEKSDSGRWSDIPCSAYKNYQYVCEIPF from the exons ATGCTGTTTGCtgttctccttctcttcgcctGCTGCAACTCTCTCAGCTCAGCCCAATTCTCAG CTCACTCTCTCCAATTCGGCCGAGTCGAGTGGAACTCAGACGAGTCCGACACGCGCGAATACGTCGTACCGGACGGCTGTCCGGTGTCGAGCGCACTCCCAGAATGCTGTCCCAAAGACCTTCAAGGACCCAGCTGCAAGCAGATCGTCTTTGACAGAACAATGCGCGTCGAGCTCGACGAGGAAGTTCACGTGCAAGCGTCGGTCAGCTACAAGGACAATGTCGACGCGAGGGCCTTTACGAGTTGGGTCCTTCATCCCAATGCGAGGAGTGCGTACGTGTGCATGACGCCGTCGGGCTACGCGGCTCACGATCTTTCGCTGAGCATCGAATGGTCGGCGTACGTGAGCAAGAAGGCCAACGATGGCGAAATACCGACGATTGGAAACAATAGTCGGTCCGGATTCGTTGGCGACGGCATTATTGAGTTCGGCGACTTTACGTACGGACGAGTATGCGAAAATGTCGTTGTG GATGGCACCGTAACGACCGTTTTGATAACGACGAGAttggaaaacgaagagagaaTGATGCAGGACGCAGTGTTCTCTTGGACGGAGAACGTCAGAGACAATGCGTTCACAGTCTGCGTCGAAGAGATGCAAAAGTTCAGCGGAGttcatcgtgacgtcaaagtg GACTGGATTGCGTTTGACGACACGAGCATCGCTTTGCTGCAATCGCGTCTCAACGTGACGGAGGCCGACAGTACGACTTTCATAGTGTCGGAAAGCTCGTCGAGTTTGACCTACAGAAAA AGAGTCGCCTTTACTAGAACGTATTACGAAAAATTGCCTCCAGCCGTGTTCGTTTCACCGACGAGCAAGACATTggacgacgttgtcgtcgtgtGGGCGGAA tctgtgacgtcaacggGCTTTGATTTGGTGCTGATGGATGGCTACAGTCAATCGTACAGAAGCGCCCGATCTACGCgcgaagtcgacgtttcgtgGATAGTGATTGGAT ACACGGATCCGTGCGTCGGTGTTCAGTGCGCTCTATACGGCTATTGCGAACCTATTGGACCTCACAGTCACGCATGCGTGCCGCCGAACTGCACCGAAATCGAAGCTCCCGTTTGCACGTCCGACGGTCAGACGTTTATCAACGAGTGCTACTACCGTCGCTACTTATTTCAAACTCGGCGAACTGACGTCCGAATCCATCATCACGGAAGTTGCATGCCATTTCCATTTCAGCCCGGTACCGTCACACTCGACTCTCCAACCACGGGAAGCCAACAGTACGCGTGCAAGCAAATCCAGTTCAATCCACACTTTTTCTACCCGGGCCAGCGGCTTCACGCGTTGGTTACACCCGATTTTCGTAGCAACGACTACGCTGACTTTGTTCACGATCCAGCCGTCGTTTGGATAGAAGAGTTCGGCTACGAAAATCTGACGATATGCGCTTACGTGGCGGGCAGAGGAGATCGGCACGACATGGCCGACGAGCATTCGGTTACAGCGAGTTACATGGTCTATCAAGGAGCACCGGACGATGGAAATGCCGGACTTTTGACGGTGTCTCACTGGTGGACGGGAACGTTGTGCAAGAGCGTCTCGCTGTACGGATTTTCGACGGTTCCGCACGTTTTGGTAAGCATCGAACACGGATTGAACAAATTGAAGCACGATGCGGCAAGCATCTGGCTCGATTCGGTGTCTGTCGACTCCTTCACGGTTTGCGTGAGAGAATTGCAGAATTTCGACGGACTTCATCAACACGTTTTCATT aaTTGGCTGGCTTTCACGACGGTTCCGTATACGATTTTCTCCGATTACGGTTCGGCGTTGTTTGACGTGCACAAcgcacttcgaagcaacgTGAATGACGCTCACTGCCAA ATTATCGATTTTACAAGAGCTTATAACGTCGCTCCTCGAATTCTCGTGACGGCACAACGTAACGACTCAGTTGAAGTTTCGTCTAAatatgacgacgtcattgcgTGGGTTGAG AGCGTCAGCAGATTGAAATTCCGCGTGTGCGTCAAAGAATTCTATCCCGATCCTATTAAAGTGATCTACGCAGTCATGCCCG ATGCGTGCGAAGAGCCGGGCTGGTTTCCCTACGATGGCTATTGCTACAAGCCGAGTATCGAATGCAAGACGCACGAAGAGGCCGCAGCCGATTGCGTGTCCCAAGGAGGTCACCTCAGTAGCATTCATAGTGATCGAGAAGCGTTTTTCGTGGGCACGCTGACGGGTCAGAACGCGTGGATTGGACTTCCGTACGAAGTGAGCAATGCGAGCTTGGACTTGAATCGGTGGAGCGACGGATCAGCAGTCGGATACACGCATTGGGCGAGCGGCTACGCGGGAGGTGTCATGTTGGGACAGTGTATTGGTACTCTGGGTCCGTTCAACCGCTTCACGTGGAATATCAGTGATTGCTACGATTGCAAGTCGTACGTTTGCAAGAAAG ATTTACGTGCGTGTAGTACCGGAGCGCACAACTGTTCTCAGTTCGccgattgcgacgacgaagacggcgggTTCACGTGTGATTGCAGGTCGACGCACGACGGAGATGGATTTACATGCC GCGCCGACGAATGCAAGCTTGCCTTGGACGACTGCAGTTCAGACGCGCACTGCATCAACACAGAAAATTCGTATGAGTGCGATTGCAAGCTGGGTTATATTGGAGACGGAAAGACGTGCG ATGCTGACGAATGTGCTCTTAAAATCGACGACTGCCACGAGCTGGCCACCTGCACCAATATCATTGGCTCATTCGAGTGCACATGTCCGATTGAATACaaaggaaatggaaaaaaTTGCG AGAGAATCTGCCCTGACGATTGGAACTTTTTCGACGGTCACTGCTACAAGGCACTTCCCCCCAGTTCCACGACGTGGCAGCATGTCGTGCTCAATTGCCGCACGCTTGATTCGCGCGCAAATCTCGTCTCGTTGAACAGCCCATATGAACAGAATTACGTCAACGgcctgacgtcgtcgtcctatTTTATTGGCTATAATGACGTCGACAGGGAGGGTGCGTGGAAGTGGGTGGACGGATCTCCGAGCACGTTCTCCTACTGGCGACACGGAGAGCCCAATAACGGGGGATATTACAGCAGCTGGTGGCGGTATCGATACGGAAACGAAGACTGTACGTACGCAGAGAAGTCGGATAGCGGGAGGTGGTCCGATATTCCGTGCAGCGCTTATAAAAACTATCAATACGTGTGCGAAATTCCCTTCTAG
- the LOC136195425 gene encoding UDP-sugar transporter protein SLC35A5-like translates to MVGFSFLHGSSYVGSACLVLLYAFLASCRVLLIRNLSENRSYKFLPMTVNVQSELLKFIVCSSVSLRLIIKDEVPKPEITRQSLLKSTKWAIPGFFYFLDNLLSFYVLARLSPAIASLLNNFVIITTAFLFRLVLRRKLTLSQWASLGILFCAIVALSHRSKVDSVHHHSLHSISHSPDEHRVASSVHCHWQKVHNASDQNEESSLFRYEGHLFVLLSCFLSSMANIYNEKIFKESGGMEESIFLQNTKLYLAGLFFGITSILLIYHDFILACGFYYGYSIYAGCLIFIVGLLGLVVSLILKFRDNMFHVLASQFSTLTIILLSWLSGDFEPTIEFFLMVPIVILSIYLYNVNRSQSEEDK, encoded by the exons ATGGTcggattttcttttttgcacGGCTCTTCTTATGTCGGAAGTGCATGTTTGGTATTGCTGTACGCCTTTCTAGCCTCTTGTCGCGTTCTGTTGATCAGAAACTTGTCAGAAA ATCGATCGTACAAGTTCCTCCCTATGACCGTTAACGTTCAGTCAGAACTTCTGAAGTTCATCGTGTGCAGTTCGGTCTCGTTGCGTCTCATAATCAAAG ATGAAGTTCCCAAGCCCGAAATAACACGTCAATCTCTACtcaagtcgacgaaatgGGCAATTCCAGGCTTTTTCTACTTTCTCGACAATCTCCTGAGCTTCTACGTACTGGCAAGGCTCAGCCCA GCAATAGCGTCTCTTCTCAACAATTTCGTCATTATAACGAcagcatttctatttcgtcTTGTTCTCAG ACGAAAACTGACTTTGTCTCAGTGGGCGTCGTTGGGAATTCTCTTCTGCGCCATTGTGGCTCTTTCTCATCGGTCCAAAGTCGACTCGGTACATCACCATTCCTTGCATAGCATTAGTCACTCGCCTGACGAGCATAGGGTTGCTTCATCAGTCCATTGCCACTGGCAGAAAGTGCACAATGCCTCAGACCAAAACGAAGAGTCGAGCCTCTTTCGGTATGAGGGCCATCTGTTTGTTTTACTCTCCTGCTTTCTCTCCTCGATGGCCAATATTTACAACGAGAAGATCTTCAAGGAATCAGGTGGCATGGAAGAGAGTATATTTCTTCAAAATACGAAACTCTATCTGGCCGGTCTCTTTTTCGGAATTACGTCCATCCTTCTTATCTATCACGACTTCATTTTGGCTTGCGGATTCTATTACGGCTATAGTATCTACGCTGGTTGCTTGATTTTCATTGTCGGCTTACTTGGACTGGTGGTGTCGCTCATACTGAAATTTCGCGATAATATGTTTCACGTTCTCGCGTCGCAATTCTCGACTCTCACAATAATTTTACTGTCTTGGCTGAGTGGAGACTTTGAGCCTACGATTGAATTTTTCCTTATGGTTCCTATAGTGATTTTATCCATTTATTTATACAACGTAAATCGGTCGCAATCAGAAGAAGACAAGTGA
- the LOC136195421 gene encoding integrator complex subunit 6-like isoform X2 produces the protein MGIVLFLVDNSASMNERTYAGTNLLDIAKTAVDNFVKIRSRDPASRQDRYMLVTYDSPPFCFKSGWRESHAIFSTELKNMIASGLSNFGDALQRAFDLLNIHRLQTGIDNYGQGRNPFYLEPAAIVAITDGGHSIESLDSSTSQLCGKELTKEGFRWDQRLFMLHLQYPGFLATSQDPAGDADPNLSQLCEMTGGRYYSVISSKTLNQGLESLVQKLQPGVVLQFEKMTSGLLAQSVAENAPNLVPGIRDSPVPMEIDAERRTPTLDLLRLSNGGTNNVILSSGGDSSTSTTVWEKCRRMIYVRSNPKTGVPGGHWPIPESFWPDQNTQTLAPRSAHPVILFSCEDSPPMVIDNLPFDKYELEASPLTQHILERKSPQACWKVYVQGSGKTAESVYPFGYLKPSTNLQCVNLLVMPYNYVVALPLLDDLIRKYKMKPPRGWKQEFDKYLSTLPLYYFQPLRSALRLMGAPSGIMPENHTGGLSLEVAGYLKKLKKQAQLDGSKILTAIASKPSHNDAGQSLGSDGLPTKESIVLQCHRNPFDIPRRDLFDQLHQMRMILLSGSTKDVTTAIAGDRHSVPIGQMGNYQEFRRTHYFLREIEENPERKTQLFGNPYRIEKATDKAALPDEANEAMVGIGINSRKQINRKRRRSTTPPASPQPSRKTGGPGEQEMGRSKADDVVASKGTPTQRTASAGANSVETSKGLDNSALKNIIIKELRQFRTKNYSVVFEHLDLVKGSVDVRKTFLQEIIKVANSFKKKTLVQQLEKWGQERRLTRTEVRS, from the exons ATGGGAATCGTCTTGTTCTTGGTCGACAACAGCGCGTCGATGAACGAGCGCACGTACGCGGGCACGAATTTGCTCGACATCGCCAAGACGGCCGTCGACAACTTCGTCAAG ATTCGCTCGCGAGACCCGGCTAGCCGTCAGGACCGATATATGCTCGTCACTTACGACAGTCCGCCATTTTGTTTCAAG tCGGGATGGAGAGAAAGTCATGCGATTTTCTCGACGGAATTGAAGAACATGATTGCGTCTGGGCTTTCCAATTTTGGCGACGCTCTTCAGCGCGCTTTCGATCTTCTAAATATTCATCGGCTTCAAACGGGAATCGATAACTATGGGCAGGGGAGAAATCCTTTTTATTTGGAACCCGCTGCTATTGTGGCCATCACAGATGGAGGACATTCAATCGAGAGTCTAGAC agtTCTACGAGTCAGTTATGTGGAAAGGAGTTGACGAAAGAAGGATTTCGGTGGGATCAGCGACTGTTCATGCTGCATTTGCAGTATCCAGGTTTTCTGGCGACAAGCCAAGATCCTGCAGGAGACGCTGATCCCAATTTGAGTCAACTGTGCGAAATGACTGGGG GGCGATACTATTCGGTGATATCGTCAAAGACTCTCAATCAGGGCTTGGAGTCCTTGGTTCAGAAATTGCAACCTGGCGTAGTGTTGCAATTTGAAAAGATGACATCGGGTTTATTAGCTCAGAGTGTTGCAGAAAATG CTCCAAACTTAGTACCTGGCATTCGAGATTCTCCCGTTCCTATGGAAATTGATGCCGAAAGACGAACTCCGACGTTGGATCTTCTCCGATTATCCAATGGGGGGACCAACAACGTCATTCTGAGCAGCGGCGgagactcgtcgacgtcgacgacggtgtGGGAAAAATGCAGGAGAATGATATACGTTCGATCGAATCCCAAAACGGGAGTTCCCGGCGGACACTGGCCCATTCCAGAGTCATTTTGGCCAGACCAAAATACTCAAACATTG GCTCCGAGGTCAGCTCATCCCGTTATTCTTTTCTCGTGTGAAGACTCGCCTCCCATGGTCATCGATAATCTTCCGTTCGACAAATACGAACTAGAAGCGTCGCCGCTGACGCAGCACATTCTAGAAAGAAAGTCGCCGCAAGCATGTTGGAAG GTTTATGTTCAGGGAAGTGGGAAGACAGCTGAGTCCGTTTATCCGTTTGGATATCTGAAACCGAGTACCAATCTGCAATGCGTCAATCTTCTTGTGATGCCTTATAATTACGTTGTTGCCTTGCCGCTTCTCG ACGATTTGATTCGGAAATATAAAATGAAACCTCCTCGCGGATGGAAGCAAGAATTTGACAAGTATTTATCAACACTTCCTCTCTATTACTTCCAA cCCCTCCGATCCGCTCTCCGTCTCATGGGCGCTCCCTCTGGGATCATGCCAGAAAATCACACTGGCGGACTTAGTCTCGAAGTAGCGGGTTACTTGAAAAAACTAAAGAAGCAG GCGCAATTGGACGGGAGTAAAATCTTGACAGCTATTGCTTCCAAGCCAAGTCACAACGATGCTGGACA AAGCCTTGGTAGTGATGGGCTGCCCACTAAGGAG TCTATTGTTCTTCAATGTCATCGTAATCCTTTCGATATTCCTCGTCGCGACTTGTTTGATCAACTTCATCAAATGAGAATGATTCTATTGAGCGGCTCGACGAAGGATGTGACCACTGCTATTGCAG GGGATCGGCACAGTGTTCCTATCGGGCAAATGGGAAACTATCAAGAATTCCGACGAACTCATTACTTTCTGcgtgaaattgaagagaatCCTGAACGGAAGACCCAGCTGTTTGGCAATCCTTATCGCATCGAGAAAGCGACAGACAAG GCTGCTCTACCTGACGAAGCAAACGAGGCAATGGTTGGCATAGGAATTAATAGCAGAAAACAAATTAATCGTAAGCGGAGACGATCCACGACGCCTCCGGCCAGTCCCCAGCCGTCGAGGAAAACGGGAGGCCCTGGGGAGCAGGAGATGGGACGATCGAAAGCGGATGATGTTGTAGCCAGTAAGGGGACCCCAACGCAAAGAACTGCCTCCGCCGGCGCCAATTCCGTAGAGACTAGTAAGGGTTTGGATAACAGCGCGCTGAAGAATATTATTATAAAGGAATTGAGGCAATTTAGAACGAAAA ATTACTCTGTTGTGTTTGAGCATTTGGATTTGGTGAAGGGAAGCGTTGACGTGCGGAAAACGTTTCTGCAGGAGATCATCAAAGTGGCGAATAGTTTCAAGAAAAAGACTCTCGTGCAGCAACTGGAAAAGTGGGGTCAAGAACGGAGACTGACACGAACAGAAGTTCGAAGCTAG
- the LOC136195426 gene encoding uncharacterized protein, whose protein sequence is MRCHVRLFLSSWRMRCEGLLLLVTLSFCLGEIAPPPAAQCGAGPDKANTSLPQYLIIGDSISIGYSPYLIKNLTGKYEAQHVHTNADNSDKGKECLSVWLGEHKWDLISYNFGLHDIANDTEHLSIDVYSENMENITSRLVATKAKVLWVNTTPVPNVTVSPGRSDADVVKYNAAAAVIAKKHDVPIDDLHGWVIAKCGEHYKTCPGIQRPANVHYEPAGYEYLVQSLVTAIEKL, encoded by the exons ATGAGGTGTCACGTGCGTTTGTTTTTGAGTAGCTGGCGAATGCGTTGCGAAGggcttcttctccttgtcACTCTCTCCTTCT GTCTTGGGGAGATTGCTCCACCCCCTGCCGCTCAATGTGGAGCTGGACCAGACAAAGCCAACACTTCCCTACCTCAATACCTGATCATTGGAGACTCTATTTCTATTGGGTACTCTCCTTATCTCATTAAAAACCTGACAGGGAAGTACGAGGCGCAGCATGTACACACAAACGCTGACAACTCAGACAAGGGAAAAGA GTGTCTCTCTGTTTGGCTTGGAGAACACAAGTGGGATCTGATCAGCTACAACTTCGGCCTACACGATATTGCCAATGACACTGAACATTTATCGATTGACGTCTACTCGGAAAATATGGAGAACATCACAAGTCGACTGGTGGCAACCAAAGCGAAAGTCCTGTGGGTCAACACAACTCCAGTACCAAACGTCACAGTCAGTCCGGGCAGATCAGACGCAGATGTCGTAAA ATATAATGCGGCGGCAGCGGTGATTGCTAAGAAGCACGACGTCCCTATTGATGATCTTCACGGATGGGTCATAGCCAAGTGCGGAGAGCACTACAAGACCTGCCCCGGAATTCAACGACCCGCCAATGTGCATTATGAACCCGCTGGCTACGAGTACTTGGTCCAAAGCCTCGTAACAGCCATCGAAAAACTCTAG
- the LOC136195421 gene encoding integrator complex subunit 6-like isoform X1, which produces MGIVLFLVDNSASMNERTYAGTNLLDIAKTAVDNFVKIRSRDPASRQDRYMLVTYDSPPFCFKSGWRESHAIFSTELKNMIASGLSNFGDALQRAFDLLNIHRLQTGIDNYGQGRNPFYLEPAAIVAITDGGHSIESLDSSTSQLCGKELTKEGFRWDQRLFMLHLQYPGFLATSQDPAGDADPNLSQLCEMTGGRYYSVISSKTLNQGLESLVQKLQPGVVLQFEKMTSGLLAQSVAENAPNLVPGIRDSPVPMEIDAERRTPTLDLLRLSNGGTNNVILSSGGDSSTSTTVWEKCRRMIYVRSNPKTGVPGGHWPIPESFWPDQNTQTLAPRSAHPVILFSCEDSPPMVIDNLPFDKYELEASPLTQHILERKSPQACWKVYVQGSGKTAESVYPFGYLKPSTNLQCVNLLVMPYNYVVALPLLDDLIRKYKMKPPRGWKQEFDKYLSTLPLYYFQPLRSALRLMGAPSGIMPENHTGGLSLEVAGYLKKLKKQAQLDGSKILTAIASKPSHNDAGQSLGSDGLPTKESIVLQCHRNPFDIPRRDLFDQLHQMRMILLSGSTKDVTTAIAGRAAVSRFCTHFELRVVVKGDRHSVPIGQMGNYQEFRRTHYFLREIEENPERKTQLFGNPYRIEKATDKAALPDEANEAMVGIGINSRKQINRKRRRSTTPPASPQPSRKTGGPGEQEMGRSKADDVVASKGTPTQRTASAGANSVETSKGLDNSALKNIIIKELRQFRTKNYSVVFEHLDLVKGSVDVRKTFLQEIIKVANSFKKKTLVQQLEKWGQERRLTRTEVRS; this is translated from the exons ATGGGAATCGTCTTGTTCTTGGTCGACAACAGCGCGTCGATGAACGAGCGCACGTACGCGGGCACGAATTTGCTCGACATCGCCAAGACGGCCGTCGACAACTTCGTCAAG ATTCGCTCGCGAGACCCGGCTAGCCGTCAGGACCGATATATGCTCGTCACTTACGACAGTCCGCCATTTTGTTTCAAG tCGGGATGGAGAGAAAGTCATGCGATTTTCTCGACGGAATTGAAGAACATGATTGCGTCTGGGCTTTCCAATTTTGGCGACGCTCTTCAGCGCGCTTTCGATCTTCTAAATATTCATCGGCTTCAAACGGGAATCGATAACTATGGGCAGGGGAGAAATCCTTTTTATTTGGAACCCGCTGCTATTGTGGCCATCACAGATGGAGGACATTCAATCGAGAGTCTAGAC agtTCTACGAGTCAGTTATGTGGAAAGGAGTTGACGAAAGAAGGATTTCGGTGGGATCAGCGACTGTTCATGCTGCATTTGCAGTATCCAGGTTTTCTGGCGACAAGCCAAGATCCTGCAGGAGACGCTGATCCCAATTTGAGTCAACTGTGCGAAATGACTGGGG GGCGATACTATTCGGTGATATCGTCAAAGACTCTCAATCAGGGCTTGGAGTCCTTGGTTCAGAAATTGCAACCTGGCGTAGTGTTGCAATTTGAAAAGATGACATCGGGTTTATTAGCTCAGAGTGTTGCAGAAAATG CTCCAAACTTAGTACCTGGCATTCGAGATTCTCCCGTTCCTATGGAAATTGATGCCGAAAGACGAACTCCGACGTTGGATCTTCTCCGATTATCCAATGGGGGGACCAACAACGTCATTCTGAGCAGCGGCGgagactcgtcgacgtcgacgacggtgtGGGAAAAATGCAGGAGAATGATATACGTTCGATCGAATCCCAAAACGGGAGTTCCCGGCGGACACTGGCCCATTCCAGAGTCATTTTGGCCAGACCAAAATACTCAAACATTG GCTCCGAGGTCAGCTCATCCCGTTATTCTTTTCTCGTGTGAAGACTCGCCTCCCATGGTCATCGATAATCTTCCGTTCGACAAATACGAACTAGAAGCGTCGCCGCTGACGCAGCACATTCTAGAAAGAAAGTCGCCGCAAGCATGTTGGAAG GTTTATGTTCAGGGAAGTGGGAAGACAGCTGAGTCCGTTTATCCGTTTGGATATCTGAAACCGAGTACCAATCTGCAATGCGTCAATCTTCTTGTGATGCCTTATAATTACGTTGTTGCCTTGCCGCTTCTCG ACGATTTGATTCGGAAATATAAAATGAAACCTCCTCGCGGATGGAAGCAAGAATTTGACAAGTATTTATCAACACTTCCTCTCTATTACTTCCAA cCCCTCCGATCCGCTCTCCGTCTCATGGGCGCTCCCTCTGGGATCATGCCAGAAAATCACACTGGCGGACTTAGTCTCGAAGTAGCGGGTTACTTGAAAAAACTAAAGAAGCAG GCGCAATTGGACGGGAGTAAAATCTTGACAGCTATTGCTTCCAAGCCAAGTCACAACGATGCTGGACA AAGCCTTGGTAGTGATGGGCTGCCCACTAAGGAG TCTATTGTTCTTCAATGTCATCGTAATCCTTTCGATATTCCTCGTCGCGACTTGTTTGATCAACTTCATCAAATGAGAATGATTCTATTGAGCGGCTCGACGAAGGATGTGACCACTGCTATTGCAGGTAGAGCTGCCGTTTCGCGTTTTTGTACTCACTTTGAattgcgcgtcgtcgtaaaAGGGGATCGGCACAGTGTTCCTATCGGGCAAATGGGAAACTATCAAGAATTCCGACGAACTCATTACTTTCTGcgtgaaattgaagagaatCCTGAACGGAAGACCCAGCTGTTTGGCAATCCTTATCGCATCGAGAAAGCGACAGACAAG GCTGCTCTACCTGACGAAGCAAACGAGGCAATGGTTGGCATAGGAATTAATAGCAGAAAACAAATTAATCGTAAGCGGAGACGATCCACGACGCCTCCGGCCAGTCCCCAGCCGTCGAGGAAAACGGGAGGCCCTGGGGAGCAGGAGATGGGACGATCGAAAGCGGATGATGTTGTAGCCAGTAAGGGGACCCCAACGCAAAGAACTGCCTCCGCCGGCGCCAATTCCGTAGAGACTAGTAAGGGTTTGGATAACAGCGCGCTGAAGAATATTATTATAAAGGAATTGAGGCAATTTAGAACGAAAA ATTACTCTGTTGTGTTTGAGCATTTGGATTTGGTGAAGGGAAGCGTTGACGTGCGGAAAACGTTTCTGCAGGAGATCATCAAAGTGGCGAATAGTTTCAAGAAAAAGACTCTCGTGCAGCAACTGGAAAAGTGGGGTCAAGAACGGAGACTGACACGAACAGAAGTTCGAAGCTAG